The genome window TAGGAGAGAATCATTTGTTTCATAAAGTCACAACCTTGGACTGATATTGACCTCTCATTTATCCACCAGAACGTGAATTGGGAGGATCATCCGGATGACCAAAATAAAGTTGTGGAGAATATGAAGGAGGAAACAGAGACACATGAGACCAACAAGAACAGGACAGGAGGCAAGGTAAGAAATATGCTGTCCTTTACACATCCTCTGCCtacttaggcacagatctaggattagTTTACTATCactaaatcctaaccttaaagcATTAGGAGACACTACACTGACCTTAGATCTGCTATGAGACCTATAATCTGTTGTCATGTAGGCTAAACGTAAGTCCAGTGGCCGTGCCAAGAAGACTTCCGTGGAGGAGGACAGCAGCATTGGTGCAGGTCCGAGATTACTTAATGTTGGGTGCAGGTTGTGTTCAAATTCATCAGCACTGATCTGAGAAGATAGTATCTATATAGGTGAAAGCAATATAGTGGAGGCCTTCAGAGAGATGTGCTTTTACCTGTCCAGTGCAATCAAATCACTAAAGGTGAAGGAAATTAGGAATAAAGTTAAGATTCAACTTTAGATTTCTCTTTGCGATTTCCCAGAGTCTTCTCAGACACCCGGGTGTGGTTTCCGGGAAAGGGGATCTATCATTGAGCAGCTGGAGAAGGAGGCTCAGAGGACTCTAATGCCTTCTCTCAAGATTGGGACATGCTGTGCCccaatcctcctctctttcctgagGAGTCTAACTGATGAGCAAGTTCCATTTCTTTTTCCAACCTCACATACAACTTATCTCAATTTATAGTCATAGTGCACCTTCTAACCACAAATTAGATTTTAAAcactacacctaaccctaacatcaCTGTAACCACCCATAACTCTTGCTGTAAATCAAGAACAAAATGACTCATGTACATGCTAATAGCTTAATTAAATACACTTTTATTATCCCTAACATGGCTATCTAGTGACTCCACTAACTCAACACCAGTGTGCAGCTAAAATATGTttcctttcttttcttttctctaGCCAATGGAGAGTGATTCAGCATGGCATGAAAAATAACGTAAGTCTCTCCACAtaaggttctggtcaaaagttgtgcactatatatacatatatatatatatagggaatgGTGTCATGGAATTGGTtgattggcaaaaacattactCTTTTTGTTGGTCATAGCTGACATTCGAGCAGCTCTCATTGCTGTGTCTGAAGATTGTTAAGGTCGTGACCCAGACAGCCCTCCGCATTCTCCTACCAGCGTTAGCTCGTATCATGGGGGTGAACCTGAGGAGTGGGGCAACCTCCCCAGAATCCCAGTGCTCTCTGACAGGGTCTGAGGATTCCTTAGGCAgtctggatgagagagagaaaaggctgcTGATCAGTGAGATTAACTACTGGactaaggagaggaggaggaatggcagTGCAGGGTGCCGCCAAAAATCCACTCGCAGAACCTCATCATCATGTTGGTCGCCTAAGAGGTATGTTCACAGCAATATTTGAACTTAATCATTTCAAGACCTGACCCATACTTATCATAAATTATTAACTTGAAATTCATACCTTGTAATTTTAAGTTCTGGTCAGAAATGTTGCCCCTGAGGGAGTGGGTCCAGGTGAAGTAATTTTTAACTGGGTAAGCCATAAAGTAATCTATGAATAAATAGATCAGGTACATGCCTTTCAGAATTAGTCATATTCTGATGTCGTATAAACATAAAAATCAGGCAAAAAATTGTGTCCGTTGGCTTTAGGCTTCTAGAACTACGATGGTATGAGAAGTAAACCATCATTGCTCTAATTTGGTTTTCAGGCTCACTAATGACCCAGATAAGATACCAGTTGGTCACATTTGCATGGCATAAGTGGTGATTGTGTGTTTATCTTCAAGGTCCCAGACCTCATTGCAGAGCTTGCCTGCAACTAGAGAGGCTCCCCTCATGGAGGAGCCTCTGAAGGCTCTTTTTGGGGTAACGGAAGAGAGCCTCCTGATATCCCTGGTTGAGGGTCACTCCAACCccacctcctccagctcctccgagTTGAGCTGTGCTATCGTGGGGGAGGTAGTACACCAGCTTAACTCTGGCCTCTCAGTGGCCATTCAGGCCAGCTCGGGGAGTTTCCCCCCTATGCACAGTCAGGACATAGCAGCAGGCAAGGAGGTCATTCGGGTAGCCTCGGTG of Salvelinus fontinalis isolate EN_2023a unplaced genomic scaffold, ASM2944872v1 scaffold_0437, whole genome shotgun sequence contains these proteins:
- the LOC129846061 gene encoding uncharacterized protein LOC129846061 codes for the protein MADDSQNVNWEDHPDDQNKVVENMKEETETHETNKNRTGGKAKRKSSGRAKKTSVEEDSSIGAESSQTPGCGFRERGSIIEQLEKEAQRTLMPSLKIGTCCAPILLSFLRSLTDDQWRVIQHGMKNNLTFEQLSLLCLKIVKVVTQTALRILLPALARIMGVNLRSGATSPESQCSLTGSEDSLGSLDEREKRLLISEINYWTKERRRNGSAGCRQKSTRRTSSSCWSPKRYVHSNI